Proteins encoded in a region of the Euleptes europaea isolate rEulEur1 chromosome 3, rEulEur1.hap1, whole genome shotgun sequence genome:
- the GJA4 gene encoding gap junction alpha-4 protein, whose protein sequence is MGDWGFLEKLLDQVQEHSTVIGKIWLTVLFIFRILILGLAGESVWGDEQSDFVCNTKQPGCTNVCYDNAFPISHVRYWVLQFLFVSTPTLVYLGHVIYLSRREEKLKERESELRAMPSKDYKVAATLMAIEKKMAKISVAEDGRIRIRGALMWTYIISVVFKSAFEAGFLVGQWYLYGFVMSSRYVCEGAPCPHLVDCFVSRPTEKTIFIIFMLVVGLISLVLNLLELFHLCGKSLLHTMKKGYCCTSSAPPLTCDANGYSTKLCEIPNGPYQDKPYFYLPMAERHNPPYQAYNKLSSEQNWANFNTEETLALRDGRKPPDIFVTQGPEVHLSQERPSSRPSSSASKKQYV, encoded by the coding sequence ATGGGTGACTGGGGCTTTCTGGAGAAGTTACTGGACCAGGTGCAGGAGCACTCGACAGTCATTGGGAAGATCTGGCTGACGGTCCTCTTCATCTTCCGCATTCTCATCCTGGGCCTCGCCGGGGAATCCGTCTGGGGGGACGAGCAGTCGGACTTTGTGTGCAACACCAAGCAGCCCGGCTGCACCAACGTGTGTTACGACAATGCCTTCCCCATTTCCCACGTTCGTTACTGGGTGCTTCAGTTCCTCTTTGTCAGCACGCCCACCTTGGTCTACCTGGGGCACGTCATCTACCTCTCCCGGAGAGAGGAGAAGCTGAAGGAGCGGGAAAGCGAGCTGCGGGCGATGCCGTCCAAGGATTACAAGGTGGCGGCCACCCTCATGGCCATTGagaagaagatggccaagatctctGTGGCGGAGGACGGGCGGATTAGAATCCGCGGTGCTCTGATGTGGACTTACATCATCAGCGTGGTGTTCAAGAGCGCCTTTGAGGCTGGTTTCCTGGTGGGCCAGTGGTACCTCTATGGCTTTGTTATGAGCTCGCGCTATGTGTGTGAGGGGGCCCCCTGCCCACACCTGGTGGACTGTTTCGTCTCTCGTCCCACTGAAAAGACCATTTTCATCATCTTCATGCTCGTGGTAGGCTTGATCTCTCTTGTCCTCAAccttctggagctcttccacCTCTGTGGCAAGAGCCTACTCCACACCATGAAGAAAGGCTACTGCTGCACCTCGTCTGCCCCCCCGTTGACCTGCGACGCCAATGGCTACTCAACCAAGCTTTGCGAAATACCCAACGGGCCGTATCAGGACAAGCCCTACTTCTACCTCCCGATGGCCGAGAGACACAATCCGCCCTACCAGGCCTACAACAAGCTTTCCAGCGAGCAGAACTGGGCCAATTTCAACACTGAGGAAACCTTGGCCTTGCGAGATGGGAGGAAGCCCCCCGACATCTTTGTAACGCAAGGCCCTGAGGTCCACCTCTCTCAGGAGAGGCCGTCCAGTCGGCCGAGCAGCAGCGCATCCAAAAAACAGTACGTCTAG